A genomic segment from Xiphophorus maculatus strain JP 163 A chromosome 6, X_maculatus-5.0-male, whole genome shotgun sequence encodes:
- the LOC102219248 gene encoding RING finger protein 11-like has translation MGNCLKSPTSDDISLLHESQSDRASFGDGTDPDLEPPPPYQEQAHMPMYHPTPSQARLATQLTEEEQIRIAQRIGLIQHLPKGVYDGGPDGSEKKIRECVICMLDFVYGDPIRFLPCMHIYHMDCIDDWLMRSFTCPSCMEPVDAALLSTYGPTDFSPDA, from the exons ATGGGCAACTGTCTGAAGTCCCCAACATCCGACGACATCTCTCTGCTCCATGAGTCCCAGTCAGACAGGGCGAGTTTCGGTGACGGGACAGATCCCGATCTGGAGCCGCCTCCTCCGTACCAG GAGCAGGCTCACATGCCCATGTACCATCCCACACCCAGTCAGGCCCGTCTGGCCACCCAGCTGACGGAGGAGGAGCAGATCCGCATAGCTCAGCGCATCGGCCTCATCCAGCACCTCCCAAAGGGCGTTTATGATGGAGGACCAGACGGTTCAGAGAAGAAGATCAGAGA GTGTGTGATCTGTATGCTAGACTTTGTTTACGGAGACCCCATTCGGTTTTTGCCATGTATGCACATTTATCACATGGATTGTATAGACGACTGGCTGATGAGATCCTTCACCTGCCCCTCCTGCATGGAGCCAGTGGATGCCGCCCTGCTCTCCACCTACGGACCAACCGACTTCTCCCCCGATGCTTAG